Within Vicia villosa cultivar HV-30 ecotype Madison, WI linkage group LG1, Vvil1.0, whole genome shotgun sequence, the genomic segment CGAACAACAAAAATAACATTGAACTTTCGTATATATTTTTGTTGTATTACACATAGTTTTGAGATTTCTTATCTTTGTATATTTTAGAAATCTCAAGTGTTAAGTCTTTGATTGTGTTGCATTCTTTACGCGCCTCTGATTGTATATAAAGTGCATCTTGTTGTCTATTCATCTAAACTGTTTGTTCAGAAGTTTAGTGGAAGTATCTTGCTAGGTTTCTTAAGCAGAAGTCTCTTTCTAGGTTGATTGAGGAAAGGAAGTCTCAGGCTAGGTTGCTTGAGTAGTTtgtaatcaattttttattatagTGAAACATCTCTTATTGGACAAGGGGACTGGACTACTGTCAGTTTGTGGGAGGAACCAGGATAACTAACTATGTGTGTATGTTTATTTATTGCTTCTTCACTTTATATCTTTCCGTTGCTATCAACTCTGAAATCAGTTTTTGACGCTATTTTAAGAAGCAAGAAGAACTCACCACATATAATTCAACCCCCTTCTTGTGTATTTTCTCATCTCcggtactctcggattgtgaggggaactagTATAAATTCATGTGTTCTTTTCCTTCTACACATTGCTTTCACCACTTAACCTTAAATCTGAAAAAttttaaagtacctaattcacccccatATTAGGTGCACTATGTACTTACATACTTGACAAAAAAAACATAGGAACTAAGTATTTTAAGACTCTCCCCAATGAGGAATCGACTATGATTACCTACATGTTAGAATATCTTGAAAAAAGAGTTGATCCAAGTTAAACTCTTCCTAAAAAAGGAACATATTTTTGCAAAACTCTCCCAAAAGGGTCCGATTACGACTCTCTACACATTATACTCTCTAGAAACTAATTTGATCCATATAAAGCTCCTCTCAATAAAGGGACTAGGTCTTGCAAAGCTCTCTCCAAGAGGGATCAAATGTGATTGTCTACACGTCGTACATATTTGAAAAAGAGTTGGTCCACATAAAACTCGTCCCATCAAAGGGCTCAAGTCTTACAAAACTTTCCCCAATAAGGATTCAATATGATCATATGCATGTTGGaacctattaaaaagaaattgaTCCATATCAAACTATTTCCAAAACTGAGATTTAGTCCTATAAAATCCTCTCACACAGGGGATTGACTAAAATTGTACACACCTCTCTTGAAAAATAGTTGATCCACGTCAAACTCCTCCCAATAAAGAGACCGAGTATTTCAGAACTATCCTCAACTTGGATTTATCTATTTTTGTCTACACGACGAAATCTCTAGAAAGGGAGTTAATCCACACCAAATGGACTAAGTAGTGTGAAACTCTCCTCGACGAGGAATTGACTAATATTGaacaaataaaattcacaaaacaaTCTTAAGGAAAATTAAGGCTACAAAAAATCATAAAGGACCTTAGAACATCCCCCCCCCCCCGCCTCTCACCGGGATGAACTTGGTCTTAAAGTTCTTTAATGAAGATTATAAGGGATGAAAGAAGCCTCATTTAGTTTGACCACTCAATAAAACACACTACCTCTTGTCCATCCTTTTTCAAcaataaaacaagaaaaagacACCTACAAAAGGCCCTACACCAAGGCCTTGACAATAAAGCTCAAAGAATATAATAAATTCCCAACAATTTGAATGAAACTAGGGGACTCTACATTAAAATCCCTAATAACCTCACATTGAAACTCAATGAAGGGTATCATAACCCTAAAATATTCCATGATGATATCATACATATAAAAAACCTCTAGAATGAACCATTGCAGATGCCTAATCATGACAAATGCTTCATTCTTGTCTATGATGATCATGTGACTTCAAACACAAGAGTGTGCACATGGGTGAGGGGATGTGGTAAATTATGTTATTTAGTTTTTGAAACATTTTCACAAAAGGTTGATTTTAGGTTGGCCGATTTGAAGTAATgagaaaaagacaaaaaattAAGCAGAggaaaataaaatacttaaagtAAAGAGATAGAAAAATTACACTAGGATTTATATGTATTCGATCTTACACCATCAGGCCTACTCCAGTTCCCAAGAGTTTCTCCTTGAGATTTCCACTAATAAAAACTTGAGCTTTCACACTAGGATCAACCTAACAATCTTCCTTACACCATGCTTTTTACCAAGTTTAACTTGAAACCTCAAAGTCTATTACAAATATACATGATAACTACACTCTTCAACATAATTACACAACTCTCAATATAAGTTTTTCACTCTCTATGCATTACAACAATGTACAGAGAATACAAATTGTTTTCAGAAAGTGAATGAGTGAGTTAAGAAAGTAGTAAGTAAACAATTTCTTTCATTAAAAGTGAACACATGCCTAATTTATATAGGAAAAATTTTGactaaaaaagaaaacaatccaTGAGCTCTTACCACTTTCTAATTGATTAGGCTGCGTCACTAATCATTTAGACCTATCCAAAAAAGGAAATACTTAAGCCAGGCTCACTCCTTAATTGATTATATGGTTCCTAATATAATAGGATAATCAATTATAAGCAAACTCTAACCAATTAGTCATCGAGTTTTGCTTTCCTAATTGGTCTGAATTTCTCTTAATAAATTAGGAAAGTTCCAAGATTGGTTTTTAGAAGAGTTTTGAAATATATGAAGAATATTTGAAAATCATTTAGTGGTGTGTGCATTTCCTTAGTACCTGAAGAATTAATGTTACTTATTTTACACACTTCCGATGAAAAAGGACTATAGTACTTAAGTGTTGTATGAGACGAGCTTTCACATCTTCAATTCCTTTCAATATTGATCTTTGAGTTTCACTCGACTTTTTTTCTTTTAACATCAGAACTTGATCCAATTGACTTTTTGGTAACTTCTATTTGATGGGGCTCATGATTAACTTTTATTTGCTATTTTTTCATCATTAAAACCACAAAATGCTTTATACCCGCACATCACATAAAACCTTAATCTCTTTATACAATGACATGCTCTTTTATTCTAATGGATAAAACCTTGGAACTAAAATGAAACGTGCTTGTAGTGGCATTATTAAGATTGAATAATGTATACTATTAAACCTTAGAATCACTCAAATTAGTCAATGTAATGGTAATGATTGCCAGAAAAAGGTCCTAGTTTGGCTAGGTAAAAGAGAGAGACTATGATTTCGGTGTTTGAATCAAGTATAAGATGTGAAATATTCACAACTATGGGGGAGATTGTTAGCATCCACATGTGAATGATAGTTACACACTGACTATGCTTGTGTTCGATATTAGATATATAAGAGAGCTTACCCATATTCCAAATGCCTTAATCCCTTTCCCCTCTCTCTGCCTCCccttcttctctccctctctctttatctctctctctctcccattctttctctctctctctctctacctAATTGTCTCTCTCTCCCACTCTCATTTATGGATGTTCGTATGATATGTCTCTTATGGTAAAGCACGGGTATCATGTTGCTCGTAATTTATGATACGACAAGGTAAGTAAATGACATAaactttatttcaaataatttataaGTTCAATTTATGTTTTATAATATATACTTCAAACTATTTTCAAGAGAAAGTCCTGAAGAAAGAACTCAAGGTTGTTGCACATGGGAAAAAGCATATAGGATGGGTTCCACGCCATATCCCATGTTACATAAGAAGGTGGTTGAGTGACTGTGGTCTATATTCACTATAGAGAACCAATTTCTCGAGGATAGACCAAATCTTTTTATCAAAATTTACAGAGAGATGACATCTAGAGACATCGTCATTTCATAATCCATTTGGTGGGATGATCATTACACAAGATGATTTTTCTTGTTTGCTTCACCTTCCGATCAAGGGGTGAGTTATGGGACCTTCCATCAGTTGTAACTGAAGAATATGTTGTTGGTCTTGATGCTAATATGTTAGGAATACCATTTGAGGAGGCAAAAAAACTGGTATGTGCTTAGACATTTTCTTATGATAATCTTTAATGGATGTACACCTTATTTACACATCATCGAGCTACTTCTAGATGAGAATGTGCTACTAGAGCCTATATGATGATGCTGGTAGGTTGCACCATTTTTGTCTACAAGACTTTTACTCTTTTTGAGGCAATGTATTTACTAACTACTATTTAGTGTCTTGGTTAGATATAAGTAATATAGTTAGGGAGCAGCTACACTAGTCACACTCTATATATATCCAGGACATGCTTCCATGTTTACTTGCAAGCAGCTCGACGGATATGCTACTCTACTACaagtattaatttttatttagtttatttattattattattattattattattattttattgatagtATTAATCTTGTAAAAAAATTGGATTCACGTGTATTTCCAACTATTAAAAAAAGGAGAGAATTAGATTGCAACTAGTGGTCGTGGACTTCCGCGAGCTATGAGATGAACGTATAAGTAAGGAGCACTGAAGGTGGATGAATTGAGACATGTATTGGAAGAGCTGACACCTACTGATATCGTATGGCGCCCATTCAAGAATCATAGAATGAAACATCTATTTGATAATACATATCTTTACGAAACCAATGCAATAAATAGAGACAATTGGTAAATGTGAAATCTTCATGGGAAATAAAGTAATGCAATAAATGACATAATATTATTAGGAAATTGATGAATGAATTGATTCTTTAAAGTTGGTTTCTTTTTTGAAGATTGCCTCTTAGAAGATTGAGATTGCTTCTTAGAAGTCTGAGATGCTTGAGATAGCTCTGTACATGGTCTCTCTAAATATTGAGAAGTTTGATCAACATATTCATGATATGAAAGTTCTCTATAAACATCACATCccattattttcttcattttctccttCACTTCTCCTTTGCCTTTTAATTTTTCAGGTATTTGGCACATTGAAGTCGTAATGGGGTAAGCAATTTCACAAACCTACTTTTTAATGCTCTTTTCTAAACAATATCTAGTGATATGTAACTTCTCCAAAATGCTTATATTTCACTACTCATATCCACCTCTAAGCCATCATCTGTATCTACCTCCAAGTCAACTTCCATGCTTAGTTTCCTCCAATGGACATGAATAACATCTATTGGAATCGGTATATCACCAAGTGTGTATCTTCCTAACTCAGAGACACAAGGCAACTTATAAGATGTTCTAAGAGTACACCCACATATTTTCTTGTTGGTTCCCACATAATCAACCCTTAATAACTTTTCATCAATGTGTCTTAAAGTGGCTTTAGATACTGACTGATCCATGCTGATTACCATAAAATGGACTAGTGCGTGCATGCTCAACTTCACATTTTTTCTGAAAGAAGCTCTAATGTTGCCTAATTATAACTTTAAGTTATTATTCATTGCCTCCTAACATTTGCACATGTGATTAATTTCCAATGAGCAAACTCAAccctataataaaaaataaaatcagacTAGCAGATCAAAAGAATATAAACTATAGATACTTATGGTACATACCTATTAGTCCTGACTTTCCCCAAATGTAACACTCGATTGCTTCATGCTCCAAAATTTTTATCCATATGAGGAGTCAATCATGTGTCTTTCATATAATCAATAAATTCACTATAATCAAAACATGCATGCTCAAGTTATTGCAACAGTTTATAATACTCAATCTCATCACTAGCCCATACAACTTCCATCCATAATATGTCTTTTGCCTTTGCATGTCATTCACAACATATTGCTTGCATTTTGAACTAACATTTTTGTTGATGtgaaataaacaaagaaaattaaTCGTCCTTGGAAACACAACTTCAATTGCTTTCATACAAGCAAGATCATTATCAGTCAAAATCACTTGCGAACAAAACTATTCCTTAACAAACAATTGTTTCAGCTTATCAAGCACCCAACAAAAATTCTCCGTCTACTCAGATTCCATATAGGCAAATGCAACAGCAAATGTCAACTCGGTTGACGTCATGCCAACTATTTCAAACATATCGGTtgtctatatttgtttgtcttgtacctGTTGTCCATAACCAACACAATAGGAAAAATATTCAACAACTTGATTGAATTTGGGTGGgcccaaaaaatatctctcaTAACATCAAAGTCATCTCTTCATCCACTATAATAAACATAGTTTGCATTATCTATCAGCTTAAACAAATGTTGTATCTCATTTTTAAGACCTCTTATCTCCTTTTGCAACTTACtcttatgtttatatatttgcgtGATCCAAGTGACATTATCTAAGTCTCACTCTTACAAGGAAAAGAATATGTGTCTAGGTCGAACATGAAGCTTTGTCAAACCAATAATATGTTACTGCTCATATGCGCTTAGTCAACCAACAAACAAATTCCCTTATAATCTATCAGGTAAACTGTGGTTATGAAGTCCACATTTACATCAATCTTCCATCTAGTATCTTctttcaatggtgttgatctgatTATGAGTTGACAACTTCATTTCTTAGTGGCACTTTATGTTCCATTATCTATTTCCTTGTATTTTTCACCTTTATTACAATCAagtattattttgttattttttcactTGTCTGTTTCGATATCTGAACGAGTGATGATAACTATTACTTTATTTCTGATTTCAACATCCTTAATCCACCTTATCACCTATTCTCTTGTATCGAAACATTGTGTAATTAAGAATGCATCAGTGATATCTACACATATCTTATTTTTATTGCATAGTTGTAAAATATTTCCATGTCTGCaacataaaaatttatttattttttaaaaaaactaacaaaTTACTTAATGGTAAGTAATCTGATACATAAAATGGAATTCATTGGATAACATTTTACCAAGTTATCTGGTACAAGTTACAAACCGAAGAACATCTGAACTAGTTCTCTGGAAACAAAAAATACAAATCAGAAAACTTAACAACAAATTCTTCGATAAAGTAAAGAAGTACCCAATTACTCCGGTAAACATATGTGAGAGTGCAAAatccttcaaaattcaaaaaaaataagggaatggataaaataaaatgataaattaattaatatgttaaaatgaaaataaaaatatttaaaaaattataagagTGGAGAATAAATATAGAGGTATGAGGTAAAGTTTTCCTATAAATACAAGTTGGGGTGCGAAGTAGATTTCTTACCtcccaaaaaaaaagaaggaggCCCAAATGCCCAATAAGTTTACAAGATAAAGTTAATGAAACATTGACCCCCTAAAAAAATGAGGTAATATCCAttggaggtaaaaaaaacgaagAGCAAGTTAAAAGAAGTGAAGTTCAAAGTTTGAAGCAGAAAAGTTGAAGTGAAGTAAGGTCGATTCCTTCACACACAAAAAATGACGCTGGACGATGATAGCTCCATATACGTTGGAGGCCTTCCCTACGACGCCAACGAAGATACAATTCGCACTGTCTTCAATTTGTATGGCGCTATCCTTGATGTCAAGGTTTTTTCACTTTTCCATATTCCTTTCATTTTTAGGGTTTTAACAAACACTTTcttaattctttcttttctttctctaatAATCTATTGAATTCATTGGGTTTTCAGTTTTATtgctaatttttaattttttgtttcaatTTCAGATTATCAATGACCAACGTACAGTAGGCAAATGCTATTGTTTTGTTACTTTCACAAGCCCTAGGTCAGCAATTGATGCTATCAACGACATGAATGGAAGAGTATGTAGTTTATGTTCTTGTCGTGTTTTCGTAGTATGTGGTTTGTTCATGTTAATATTTGTTAATCACTGTTATGGTTAACTTAACTTAGGTTAAGACTTAAGAATGTTAGGTTTTTAACACTGTTTTTATGAATCAGAGTATTAGTGGGCGTGTGGTCAAAGTTAATGGGGTCAAGTCTCGCGGTGGTGGTGGTGGCGGCGGTGGTAGGTCAAATTTTGGGAGAGAAAGAGAACGTTATTATCATCATAATGATGAAAGGAATGGTGATTGGGATCGTGGTCGAGATAGAGAGATTCGAGACCAAGATTATGATCGTGGCAGTGGCAGAGATCATATTCGAGAGCAAAATTATGATCATGGTAATGAGAAAGATGGATACAGGAGTAGAGGCGGTGATTGGAGTCGACATGGTGATAGGTCCCGAGACCGTGATAGGTCTCGGGATCGTGATAGGTCCCGAGACCATGAGAGGGGTAGGGATAGGAGAGTTGAACATGTGCAAGATTATGATGATCAAGGTAGAGAAAGCATGTTAGATGATGATTGGAATCGTGATGATGATAGGGCTGAAAATCAACAAGAAAACAGTAGGGTACATGGTGGAGATGTGGATAGAGAGCATAACTTGGATGTGGATACCGAGAGAAAGATGGATAGGGTTAGTGATCCTGATAAAAATTTTGATGAACCTAAAAGAGAGCCGCCAAGGAGAAACATAGAGTAAGATCTCCTCTTTCTGTTTTCCTCGACATTGGTTGATTTACAATTATTTCTTTTTGGCTGACTTATTCTGCGCACATATTTGTTTCGTCGGTTTTTTCCTGCAGTTTGAATGTGACAAATGAAAATAGTCCATCAGATTCTACTGATGACCACAATGATGAGGTAATGCAATGATTGTGATCATTTATGAGTTTCTTTAATGTGAGCATTCACAAATTTCTTTTTCAGATAAATCATTGTCATAGAATAAAATGAGACTGATTGTGGAACATTTTATTATGTTCGTTCTTGTTTATGTGATCTTCAGGCAGAAGATGAGTTAGAGCAGTCAATGCAAGAACTTGATAAACTAAAAAAGGAGGTTTGTGGTCTTTTCAGAACTAAATTTAACGAGCATGTATGTGTATACTAAGGCTGTTAGGACTTCTCGTACAATAATTAAGGCTGTTAGGACATATCACACAATAATAGTCATCCGATTCCAACAAACCCTCTAGCCTCTTTATGTTGTTTTTCTCCCCTGTTATGTGTTGGGGGTGCTGAAAAGTGGAGTTTTTTGTCAGGTTTCTAAGCTGGAAGAGAGAGTGGAAGAAAGAAGAGTTAATGTTACGGAGTTGCAAAAACACTCTAAGGTACCTTCTCTCTTATATCCAAGCATCGGGTTTCGAGCTTGATTACTAAACTTTTAATGTCCTTTGAATACAATTTGTTATATATTTCTGATCTAGAAAATATTTACTGCAGAAACTAGAGGATGCGGTGATTTCTGCAAAGAAACAATCTCTATATAGCCAGATGCAGTTGACCAAGGTGATATCTAGTTTTCATAATCATACATTAGATGACTGGCTGGAATCCCAATTCAAAGTTTTAAAACCCGTCCGTTTATCAATGTTATTTATTGCTAACATTGGGCTATGGCAAATGATTTTCAGCTGCATGAGTGTTATCTTCAAGTGCAAGATTCCACAGAGAGACTTAAAACCAGTGAAAAAGAATTCCAGGTTTGTGTCTAAAGATATGTAGCTTCACTTTGTTTATCTTCATTGTTCTGTCCCAGATGGACTTGATTATCTTGTGCTTGTAACATATGCCGAATAAATTTTATGAGCTTTGCAGGCTCTAGTTGATTCGGTAATGTTTGAGAGTGATGGTGATGGTCTTGGACAACTTACAAATGGAAGTCTTGATGGTAAATAGTTGTCACCATATTACCAAATATATGGACAAATACGAAACAGTTTTTGTACCATTTGTTGTCTCCTTAATTGCTAAAATGGTTTTACTATGTCCATTGGCTTCATGTATGATTAGAAATTTCATTGGTTACTTTTGCAATTCATGCTAATCTGTTCGAAGAAATTTTGTACCAACAGTAAAATCAGATATGTTTCGGGTTGAAATTACTTATTTTTATCGTAGCCAAACGCCATTTTTATTGTCGAACCCCGTTTGAATTTTGTAGATCCACGGATACTGCTTCTCTCACCATGAAATCATATATGTTTGGCTCCACAAATTCGAGTAGCTATAAATGATTGTGGAGgtgaataattgattttagtttttttCTATTTTGGAGTAAAATTGATTTTGCTTTTAAAATTGATAATAACAAAATCTGTAACAAATATAAAtgtgattttatattaaaatttaatgttcaatttatttttacgtaaatatattcaaatataaACTACTTTTTAAGTGAGtaattttaaaaagtaattttataaaattaatttattcaaaattatgtaaggataaagttaagaaaataattttatcaaGTTCTGTACCAATTTTTCTGTTAATGAAAATCTTCTAagaattaaatttttatatttgtattttcgGATAGttatttttgagattgttttcaGATGTACACAacagttaaattaggtttattgtTGGATTAAATACATTTTTCGAAAATGAAACGGCGAGTACTATTAGATTTCCATTAAAGGCTGAATGGGGTTGGTATAGTAAACTATTACTGGATCTTAACTTAATTTtacttaatattataaaattagagctttaatcaaagaaaattataccccgtacccctacatttatcccaatacccctacaattttaaaaaaaattccaattttatccttattaaatttttaacttttcttttttattttttttttcaattttactgaaccggatatcccaagGGTGGGTGTTtcggttcctttttttttttcaattttactgaaccggatatcccagaattgggtgttccggttctcacaaattaaacaaaaaaccTTGATCAACAGAGAAGGGTCCGCCCCTAGCCTTCTTCGTTTCACTCAGTCCTCTCTATTTCCAGAatgaacagcaacaacaacaacataggtCGAAAAATCGCAAAAAACAGAGATAATCATAATCATATACTAAACATAGATAACAAACTCAAATCGACTCTCAAATCAAACGCAAAGCAAGAATGCACGTTCAAGTGTGGCGACGACAAATACGAAGCAATAGACTCGAAACTGAGCAACAACCACTAATCAAACATCACGAAATCAACGGTAAAGGAAACAATTCGAAATCAACCAAAAAAGATGGAGCTAAGTGAAGTGATTACCGATTTTGCTTCGATGTGGTTGACGCAAGCTGAAGCGTGTTGGATTCAGATTTGGGAAGCTGTTGGCGCGTCTGTTATGTTGCATTCTGAATCAGCCAATCAGTTTCGTGTCGGAAGCTTACGGATCATCGAAGATGAAGAGGTGATCTATTCCGTGCGgctttgttgttgctgttgttgtttcgATGAGGTCGACGACATCATCTATGCGAGTTCACCGGCGAATAGAGGACTGCGGGCAGCTCCATCTGTGGTGGCTGTGGGATCGTGACTAGCCGGTTGGAGATCTTCGATCAATGCATTCCGATTTTGTGCAGCGGCTGTAcctaaaaagagaaaaaattacaATTTACAGGTTATGACATAAAGACAAAGATTAGTGGTTAATGATTGAAATTATATGCAGGTTTTAATGGTGAATCAACAGAGAAGGGTCGGAAAGATAGAGAGGAAGAGAGTGTGACGTGTTCTCTTCATCCAATTCATAATTcaatgttgaaaaaaaaaaaccggaacacccaattctgggatatccggttcagtaaaattgaaaaaaaaaggaaccggaacacTCACCCTTgagatatccggttcagtaaaatcgaaaaaaaaaataaaaaaaaagttaaaaatttaataaggataaaattggaatttttttaaaattgtaggggtattgggataaatgtaggggtacggggtataattttctTAATCAAACAAACTTCGGAATGCCTTTCTCAATCATAGGGAAAGAAgtcattttttcttttaaatataagTATAGttggggtggcaaacgggcatatCCGTCCTATTTAGATTTGTCTCGTAAAAGTCTGTAAAAAATAGGACGGAGCGGAACAAGCATGGTTGAGGATGCGCGTCTAAAACGGGACGAACATGGTTGAGTAAGGTTGAGTCTGTAAAAATAAGACGGGGCGGGACACGTATGGTTGATGATGCGTGTCTAAAACGGGACGATCATGGTTGAGGATGCACGTCTAAATTATCtagatttcaatatttttttcattaatattttctAGCCCGATTAGAATATTATAAGTATTTCCCCTATAAAAGTTTGATAAATTTGTAACAGAAAATTAAGTGAAATATAATTTTAAGTTATTTGTAGAATAACACTACATGTTTGATTACgaccaataaaaaatattataataaaattatattatattagacATTTTTTTTATAGGACAACACtcatttttcaatattttatttatcattattttttt encodes:
- the LOC131604345 gene encoding zinc finger CCCH domain-containing protein 25-like, producing MTLDDDSSIYVGGLPYDANEDTIRTVFNLYGAILDVKIINDQRTVGKCYCFVTFTSPRSAIDAINDMNGRSISGRVVKVNGVKSRGGGGGGGGRSNFGRERERYYHHNDERNGDWDRGRDREIRDQDYDRGSGRDHIREQNYDHGNEKDGYRSRGGDWSRHGDRSRDRDRSRDRDRSRDHERGRDRRVEHVQDYDDQGRESMLDDDWNRDDDRAENQQENSRVHGGDVDREHNLDVDTERKMDRVSDPDKNFDEPKREPPRRNIDLNVTNENSPSDSTDDHNDEAEDELEQSMQELDKLKKEVSKLEERVEERRVNVTELQKHSKKLEDAVISAKKQSLYSQMQLTKLHECYLQVQDSTERLKTSEKEFQALVDSVMFESDGDGLGQLTNGSLDGK